Part of the Bacillota bacterium genome, CGCTTGCGGCTCTGGTGGCCATCGACCCCGGCGACGCCCGCGTCGACCAGCCGCTGAGCTACCTTCCCCCGCCGGGCGAAGGCCTCCCGGCTCCCGGTAGCCGGGTGGAGGTGCCGCTGCAGCGGCGGCTCGTTCGGGGTTGGGTCGTCGGCCACGCGCCGGCGCCGGCCGGCGTACGCTTGAAGCACCTCGCCGCCGTACGGCCGCCGGGGGAGTGGTGCCCCCCTTCGCAGGTCGAACTGGCGGGGTGGATGGCCCGCCGCTACCTCTGTCCGCTTTCCGCCGCCTTGGGTGCCGTGGCCCCCCCGCCGCCGCTCAAGCGGTCCCCCCGGGGCCGGGCTCCGGCACCACCCGTTTCTCTACCTGCCGGGCGAGGTGCTGACGTTCAAGAAGCGCCGCTCACGCAGTGGCAGCGGTCCGCCGCGGAAGCCAT contains:
- a CDS encoding DEAD/DEAH box helicase family protein produces the protein MAIDPGDARVDQPLSYLPPPGEGLPAPGSRVEVPLQRRLVRGWVVGHAPAPAGVRLKHLAAVRPPGEWCPPSQVELAGWMARRYLCPLSAALGAVAPPPPLKRSPRGRAPAPPVSLPAGRGADVQEAPLTQWQRSAAEAIVRSLSERQHRVFLLWGVTASGKTRVYEEAVEACLRQGRSAVVLVPEIALTPQLLRAFHRRFGDLVAV